One window of the Candidatus Binataceae bacterium genome contains the following:
- the clpP gene encoding ATP-dependent Clp endopeptidase proteolytic subunit ClpP — protein MSILVPYVVEQTGRGERSYDIYSRLLKDRIVFLGGPVNDDLSNLVTAQLLFLESEDPEREINMYINSPGGSVTAGLAIYDTMQFVKPPVSTLCVGQAASMGAVLLAAGAKGRRYGLPHSRIMIHQGSGGFEGPPTDMEIYAKEALRLREVLNEILAKHSGQQVKQIAKDTERDYFMSAPEAVEYGLIDEVLAGRTVKVPLPGTSQEK, from the coding sequence TCGTCCCATACGTTGTTGAGCAGACCGGCCGCGGCGAACGTTCCTACGATATCTACTCGCGCCTCCTCAAAGACCGCATAGTCTTCCTCGGCGGGCCGGTCAACGACGACCTCTCCAATCTGGTAACCGCGCAGCTCTTGTTCCTGGAGTCCGAAGACCCCGAGCGCGAAATAAACATGTACATCAATTCGCCTGGCGGCTCGGTCACCGCCGGCCTCGCGATCTACGACACGATGCAATTTGTAAAACCGCCGGTTTCCACGCTGTGCGTCGGACAGGCGGCCAGCATGGGTGCGGTCCTTCTGGCGGCTGGCGCCAAGGGGCGCCGCTACGGATTGCCGCACAGCAGAATCATGATTCATCAGGGCTCCGGCGGTTTCGAAGGACCGCCGACCGATATGGAAATCTACGCCAAGGAAGCGCTCCGCCTGCGCGAAGTCCTCAACGAGATTCTGGCCAAGCACAGCGGCCAACAGGTAAAGCAGATCGCCAAAGACACCGAGCGCGACTACTTCATGTCCGCACCGGAAGCGGTAGAGTACGGTCTCATTGATGAAGTCCTCGCGGGTCGCACCGTCAAGGTTCCGCTTCCGGGAACATCCCAGGAAAAGTAG